The Bacteroidota bacterium DNA window TATAAAATGGAAAATAATCAATCGGCTTTTATATTATTCAAAACCGAAGATGATAAAATTTCGGTAGATGTTCGGTTTGAAGACGAAACAGTATGGCTTTCGCAGGAGCAAATGGCAACATTGTTTGGCAAAGGTAGAAGCACAATTACCGAACACATTCAAAACATATTTAAAGAAGGTGAGTTAAGCGAAGAATTGGTATGTCGGAATTTCCGACTAACCACTCAACACGGTGCTATTGAGGGGAAAACGCAGGAAGTTTCGGTAAAGTTATACAATCTCGATGTAATCATTTCAGTAGGTTACAGGGTAAAATCCCTGCGAGGAACCCAGTTCCGTATTTGGGCAACCAAAAGGCTGAACGAGTATATGTTTATTCCGGCCAACCTGACTCCTTCTTCCGGTATTGCTTAATATTTCCCAAAAACGATTTGATAGCAATTCACAACCAACTTACTCCGAACCATCATCCCCCGGATACTCCCTCGCATTATTATTCAGTTTCGCATCGTGTATACTTGCATTCAGCTCAAAACCGATCAGCAGGGCTATGGCGTTCAGGTTGATCCATAACATCAGGATGAGCAGGGTGCCTAAGGAACCGTAAAGCTTGTTGTACTGGGAAAAATTGTCGATATAGAAATTAAATCCCATCATGAAGATCAGGGCAAGCAGGGTGGCAAGGGTCGATCCTGCTGTTGCAAACCGGAATGTTCCTTTATTCGCCGGAGCCAGGTAGTAGATCAACGAGATCAGGACAAACAGCATCAGCAGGATTATCAGCCATTTGCTGAAACTGATGGTGAACCCTGTGAATGAATTTTGCCACAGCCCTTTAACTTCTAAATATTGCGACAGATACGAGGCAAATATCAGGAGGGTTGCGGATAATACAACTATAATAAAGATCACAATCACCAGTACAATGGATATAACCGTAAGCTGCAGTGTTGACCTCGTTTCAATGGCATGGGAAGTACGGTTAAATGCCTTCATAATTCCCATCACTCCGTTGGAAGCGAAGTAAATGGCCATAAAAAATCCTATCGACAAAAGGCTTGTCCTTTGTATGCTGACCAGATCCTGGATGGTGCTTTCCACGGTTTTAAAAGCATTTTCAGGCAGGATTTCTGATAAGGTTTCCATGATGGTTCCATGAAGGTTGTCGATGGGAATGTATGGAATCAAGGAAAAGAAGAAAATAATAGCCGGGAAGATGGCCAGCATGAAGGTAAAGGATAAGGAATTAGCTCTCGAGGTCAGCGAACTTTGCCGTATTCCCTTAAAAAAAAAGACCAGTGCATCGTACAAGGGAATGCCTTCAAATCCCGGCAGGATGATCCTTCTGGCATTTCGTATAAAAAAGTGCTGCCATTTGAGTACGGTTTTGTTCCGGTAAATCTTTTTTAAACTGATCATATTCCGTGTCAGGTTACTGCTTTCAGGCTCATATCGAGGCTTTTGATCTGATGTGTGAGTGCTCCCACGGAAATAAAATCTACTCCGGTCTCTGCATACTCGCGGATGTTGATTTCTTTAATCCCTCCCGATGCTTCGGTCTCATAACGCTTCCCTATCATTTCAACGGCGTTCCTGAGGCCGGCCGGTGAGAAGTTATCGAGCATAATGCGGTCAATCTTACCATGATCCAGTACTTCCTGCAATTCATTGAAATTCCTGACTTCAATCTCTATCCTGAGGTCGAGGTTCTTCCTTTTAAGGTAATCCCGGGCGGCATCTATAGCCCGACTGATCCCTCCGGCAAAATCCACGTGGTTGTCTTTGATCATGACCATGTCGTACAGTCCCATCCGGTGATTGTGCCCTCCTCCGGTTCTTACAGCTTCCTTTTCAAGTATCCTGAGGTTGGGGGTTGTTTTACGGGTATCCAGGATGATGGCTCCCGTTCCTTTGATCTTATCTGCCAGGAAGCGCGTATAAGTAGCGATCCCGCTCATTCTTTGCATGAAATTAAGGGCTAACCGCTCTCCGGCAAGAATGGAGACCGAACGACCTTCTACCTCGAAGGCTATATTGCCGGGAAAAACCCGGCTGCCATCAGGGATGTATTCCTTAAATACAATATCCGCGTCCACAGCCCGGAATACCTTACGGGCCACATCAACCCCGCTGAGTATACCTTCTTCTTTGATGACCAGTGCCGCCATCCCTCTCGCATCAGAAGGTATGATCGACAAAGAAGTGTGATCCCCATCCCCGATATCTTCCCGGATGGCCTTTTCAATGATCTCTTCAACACTCATTCCCGGCATATAAAACCCTCTTTATTGTTCTTCAAACTGAATTTGTACGATCCGGAACTGTCCGTCGAACTTTTTTAACAGGAAATAGGTACGGTAATTCGTAGCGCCGGTGGTAAGGTAAGTACCGATGATGTAAACCGATCCGTCTTTGGATGAGCCTTCATGATTCCTGGTGTACGAAGAAGGAGGATTTTTATCGAAAAAATCTTTCAGGATCTGTATGGCCTGGTTTTTGCTCACCGCATTATTGATCCCGGGTGTGTTCAGATCAACAGTTACATGCAGGTGCTCTGTCATCTTACTTGCATCCCCGGCTTTCAGGGCAGCCGAGATGTCACTCTTTACGGCATCCTGGCTGAAACAATTTATCGACAGAAACAACAGTCCTGCAAGGATAAAGTAGCTTTTATTCATCTTAGGTTTTTTATAAACTACACAAAATACGGGCCATAGTATGAACAAAGATAAGAAAAATAGCTAATTTGGCTTTAAATTTCCCGGTCATGAACATTATAGTCACAGGAGCAAGCAGGGGCATGGGTTTTGAGATGGTTAAAAAGTTTGCCGCCAACGGAAACCATAACATTTTCGCGGTCTCCAGAAACCTGAAAGCCTTGCATGAACTGGAAGGTTTGTGTAAGAAAGTTAATGAGAATGCCAGAGTCATTGCCATCGGC harbors:
- a CDS encoding virulence RhuM family protein is translated as MENNQSAFILFKTEDDKISVDVRFEDETVWLSQEQMATLFGKGRSTITEHIQNIFKEGELSEELVCRNFRLTTQHGAIEGKTQEVSVKLYNLDVIISVGYRVKSLRGTQFRIWATKRLNEYMFIPANLTPSSGIA
- a CDS encoding YihY/virulence factor BrkB family protein; its protein translation is MISLKKIYRNKTVLKWQHFFIRNARRIILPGFEGIPLYDALVFFFKGIRQSSLTSRANSLSFTFMLAIFPAIIFFFSLIPYIPIDNLHGTIMETLSEILPENAFKTVESTIQDLVSIQRTSLLSIGFFMAIYFASNGVMGIMKAFNRTSHAIETRSTLQLTVISIVLVIVIFIIVVLSATLLIFASYLSQYLEVKGLWQNSFTGFTISFSKWLIILLMLFVLISLIYYLAPANKGTFRFATAGSTLATLLALIFMMGFNFYIDNFSQYNKLYGSLGTLLILMLWINLNAIALLIGFELNASIHDAKLNNNAREYPGDDGSE
- the nadC gene encoding carboxylating nicotinate-nucleotide diphosphorylase, producing MSVEEIIEKAIREDIGDGDHTSLSIIPSDARGMAALVIKEEGILSGVDVARKVFRAVDADIVFKEYIPDGSRVFPGNIAFEVEGRSVSILAGERLALNFMQRMSGIATYTRFLADKIKGTGAIILDTRKTTPNLRILEKEAVRTGGGHNHRMGLYDMVMIKDNHVDFAGGISRAIDAARDYLKRKNLDLRIEIEVRNFNELQEVLDHGKIDRIMLDNFSPAGLRNAVEMIGKRYETEASGGIKEINIREYAETGVDFISVGALTHQIKSLDMSLKAVT
- a CDS encoding DUF4783 domain-containing protein, translated to MNKSYFILAGLLFLSINCFSQDAVKSDISAALKAGDASKMTEHLHVTVDLNTPGINNAVSKNQAIQILKDFFDKNPPSSYTRNHEGSSKDGSVYIIGTYLTTGATNYRTYFLLKKFDGQFRIVQIQFEEQ